A genomic region of Nostoc sp. UHCC 0702 contains the following coding sequences:
- a CDS encoding serine hydrolase — translation MRLRSFFLSVMSIVLLSSTAKAANLESWYFDTAQNQLNITTESAVQPRVFLINNPTRLVIDLPKTQINGNTARQSFGSKIREIRIGKVDSDTTRLVVELAPGYTVSPEKLLIKGDSSSHWIVNIGAIERSNNNISSAIEEKIPVPIGDISTFAGVVPLGKEISQLNSQVKVLMARYKSIEPGMFFLDLDTGNYLDFNGEKAFPAASTIKFPVLVALFQEVDAGRIKLNETLVMRRDLMTGGSGVMQYKRSGTRFSLLETATKMITISDNTATNMIIDRLGGKAKLNQRFRNWGLQNTVIRNLLGDFKGTNTTSAKDLVRLSALIANQNNQVLSNSSRTQVLNIMRRVHNRSLLPSGLGKGAVIAHKTGTLGVILGDAGIIEMPSGKRYLAGIMVRRPFNDLRGKAFITQVSRLVYGYLDQPTVAQQP, via the coding sequence ATGAGATTACGCTCTTTTTTTCTTAGCGTTATGAGTATTGTGCTGCTGTCTTCCACAGCAAAAGCAGCTAACTTAGAATCTTGGTACTTTGACACTGCACAAAACCAACTCAACATCACCACAGAATCCGCAGTTCAACCAAGAGTATTTTTAATTAATAACCCCACGCGACTGGTTATTGACCTTCCTAAAACCCAAATCAATGGAAATACAGCTCGTCAAAGCTTTGGGTCAAAAATTCGAGAAATTCGCATTGGCAAAGTTGACTCTGATACAACTAGATTAGTGGTTGAATTAGCACCTGGCTACACCGTTTCTCCCGAAAAATTACTCATTAAAGGAGATTCTTCCTCTCATTGGATAGTCAACATTGGAGCAATTGAGCGCAGCAACAACAATATTTCATCTGCTATTGAAGAAAAGATTCCTGTTCCCATCGGTGATATTTCTACCTTTGCTGGCGTTGTTCCTTTAGGCAAGGAAATCTCGCAGCTAAATTCTCAAGTTAAAGTCTTGATGGCTCGCTACAAATCTATAGAACCAGGAATGTTTTTCTTGGATTTAGACACAGGTAACTATCTGGACTTCAACGGGGAAAAGGCATTTCCAGCGGCTAGCACAATTAAGTTTCCAGTTCTGGTAGCGCTGTTTCAAGAAGTGGATGCAGGTAGAATCAAGCTGAACGAAACTTTGGTGATGCGGCGTGACTTAATGACTGGAGGTTCTGGAGTCATGCAGTATAAACGGTCTGGAACTCGCTTTAGTCTTTTGGAAACTGCTACCAAAATGATTACCATCAGCGACAACACCGCCACCAACATGATTATTGACCGTTTAGGTGGTAAAGCTAAATTGAATCAGCGTTTCCGTAATTGGGGACTGCAAAATACTGTGATTCGCAATTTGCTAGGTGACTTCAAGGGTACTAATACAACCAGTGCTAAAGACTTGGTAAGACTGTCAGCGCTAATTGCTAATCAGAACAATCAGGTATTGAGTAATTCTAGTCGTACCCAAGTTTTGAATATCATGCGTCGTGTCCACAACAGAAGCTTACTACCTTCTGGACTTGGTAAAGGAGCGGTAATTGCTCACAAAACTGGAACGCTGGGAGTTATCCTCGGTGACGCCGGTATTATTGAGATGCCGTCTGGTAAACGTTACTTGGCAGGCATTATGGTGAGAAGACCTTTTAACGACTTGAGAGGTAAGGCTTTTATCACTCAAGTTTCCCGACTGGTGTATGGCTACTTAGATCAACCAACAGTAGCTCAGCAGCCTTGA
- a CDS encoding pentapeptide repeat-containing protein has product MNKSISKKLTNWLVTTVCMVLVVAFSLINQPSASAQVETPPVTTEYTPAPITPAPITPAPITSVAANVRHLLQTNECVGCNLMGATLKDANLPAANLENANLQGADLERANLQGTNLAGANLQGADLGKANFMGANLERANLFDADLEKANLTNANILGANLQGADFEDAISPQGFTMQ; this is encoded by the coding sequence ATGAATAAATCAATTTCTAAAAAATTAACTAACTGGCTCGTAACTACAGTATGTATGGTACTTGTGGTAGCATTTTCTCTAATTAACCAGCCTAGTGCTAGCGCTCAAGTAGAAACACCACCCGTAACCACAGAGTATACACCTGCTCCGATCACACCTGCTCCTATCACGCCTGCTCCCATCACATCTGTAGCAGCAAACGTTAGACATTTACTACAAACCAACGAATGTGTAGGGTGCAACCTCATGGGAGCAACCCTAAAAGATGCAAACCTCCCTGCTGCGAACTTAGAGAATGCGAACTTGCAAGGTGCTGACTTAGAAAGAGCAAACTTACAAGGAACTAACCTCGCTGGTGCAAACCTGCAAGGTGCGGATTTGGGTAAGGCGAACTTCATGGGCGCAAACCTGGAAAGAGCAAACCTATTTGATGCGGACTTAGAGAAGGCAAATCTCACAAACGCCAATATACTAGGCGCTAACCTCCAAGGTGCTGATTTTGAAGATGCAATCAGCCCCCAAGGATTCACTATGCAGTAA
- a CDS encoding aromatic ring-hydroxylating dioxygenase subunit alpha, whose translation MTTINFFRHQIPTVQDLLRADTRSVPPVLLEESAPNLGTEDVSREVFFSQDYHNIEVENLWKKVWQWACREEDIPEIGDYTVYNIADLSVIVVRSNAKEIRAFYNSCLHRGTQLCINDGNVLAFRCPFHGWTWKLNGTLAHIPCGWDFEHVDENTFSLPEVKVATWQGFVFINFDPNCEPLEAYLENISEHFKYFPLENRFTAVHVAKVMPANWKVTLEAFIEAYHSVATHPQILKFTGDANSQYDVYGRHSRMITPFAVQSPHLGTQLDQQALAEALAAFEGADLTKVKVPQGMTARAYAAEAARARMSNQLGVDCSNLSDTEMLDAISYFIFPNFMPWAGVGAPLQFRFRPNGNDPNSCIMDVLLLLPCPPLKRPPAAKTHWLTAEESWTNAPELGGLGEVFDQDTSNLSRIQQGLKASAKSGITLGRYQESRIRHFHQVWERYTNHRKFG comes from the coding sequence ATGACCACGATTAACTTTTTTAGACACCAAATCCCAACAGTCCAAGATCTGCTGCGAGCTGATACCCGGTCGGTACCTCCGGTGCTGCTAGAGGAATCAGCGCCCAACCTGGGAACGGAGGACGTTTCACGAGAAGTTTTCTTTTCTCAGGATTATCACAACATTGAGGTAGAAAACCTATGGAAGAAGGTCTGGCAATGGGCATGTCGTGAAGAGGATATTCCTGAGATTGGTGACTATACAGTATATAATATTGCTGATTTATCAGTAATCGTTGTCCGTAGCAACGCCAAGGAAATCCGAGCCTTTTACAACTCTTGTTTACACCGAGGAACGCAGTTGTGCATTAATGATGGCAACGTTCTGGCGTTCCGGTGTCCGTTTCACGGTTGGACATGGAAGCTGAATGGCACACTTGCCCATATTCCCTGCGGATGGGATTTCGAGCATGTAGACGAAAATACCTTTAGTTTGCCTGAAGTAAAGGTAGCGACGTGGCAGGGTTTTGTATTTATCAACTTTGATCCTAATTGCGAACCACTAGAAGCTTATCTGGAAAATATATCAGAACACTTTAAATACTTCCCTCTCGAAAACCGCTTTACTGCGGTACATGTAGCCAAGGTGATGCCAGCTAACTGGAAGGTGACACTTGAAGCATTTATAGAAGCATATCACTCGGTGGCAACTCACCCACAAATTCTGAAATTCACTGGTGATGCCAATTCGCAATACGATGTGTACGGTCGCCACAGCCGTATGATTACACCTTTTGCAGTTCAGAGTCCGCATTTAGGTACTCAACTTGATCAACAAGCATTGGCTGAGGCGCTAGCAGCTTTTGAAGGTGCTGATCTAACTAAGGTAAAAGTGCCTCAAGGTATGACTGCACGCGCGTATGCTGCGGAAGCGGCACGGGCTAGAATGTCCAATCAGCTTGGCGTTGACTGCTCGAATCTATCTGACACGGAAATGCTGGATGCTATTTCTTACTTCATTTTCCCTAACTTCATGCCTTGGGCTGGAGTCGGGGCACCACTTCAGTTTAGGTTTCGACCCAATGGCAACGACCCTAATTCTTGCATTATGGATGTGCTGTTGTTACTGCCGTGTCCTCCTCTTAAGCGCCCACCAGCAGCCAAAACGCACTGGCTCACAGCAGAGGAGAGTTGGACTAATGCCCCTGAACTAGGAGGGCTTGGTGAAGTCTTTGATCAAGATACCTCGAACCTAAGCCGCATCCAACAGGGTTTAAAGGCATCTGCCAAGTCTGGGATCACATTGGGTAGATACCAAGAATCCCGCATCCGGCACTTTCACCAAGTTTGGGAACGTTACACCAATCATCGAAAATTTGGGTAG
- a CDS encoding AAA family ATPase — translation MTITDDLQKLLDILPQDLRQVLENHPKGDSLVEVVLDLGRRPEARFPNQAEYLSETPVTQAQIDDCIQRVGTFGGDNRAGIEQTLHRISAIRNRSGKIIGLTCRVGRAVFGTIGMIRDLVETGKSILMLGRPGVGKTTALREIARVLADELNKRVVIIDTSNEIAGDGDVAHPAIGRARRMQVAHPELQHQVMIEAVENHMPEVIVIDEIGTELEALAARTIAERGVQLVGTAHGNQIENLIKNPTLADLVGGIQAVTLGDDEARRRGSQKTVLERKAPPTFEIAVEMLERQRWVVHESVADTVDNLLRGRQPSPQTRTVDEQGKVSVTRQLSVVNGRGGHLTVAEESSPSPRQANGWRSSGQMVALPPVERITGRSEFDRLLDESFNYSETIDFSATRQPGPNGEDLPLHIYPYGVSRHQLEQVINVLSLPVVLTKDIDSADAILALRSHVKNHAKLRQMAKARHVPIHMIKSSTIPQITRGLRRLLNMDDPEIADDRELQLFLHSGSDDEIDALEEARLAVEQIVIPKGQPVELLPRSPQVRKMQHELVEHYRLKSHSFGEEPNRRLRIYPA, via the coding sequence ATGACGATTACAGACGATCTCCAAAAGTTATTAGACATTTTGCCTCAAGACCTGCGACAAGTACTAGAGAATCATCCCAAAGGAGATAGTTTAGTTGAAGTGGTCTTGGATTTGGGTCGTCGCCCAGAAGCTCGATTTCCTAATCAAGCTGAGTATCTGAGCGAAACACCCGTCACTCAAGCACAGATAGATGATTGTATTCAGCGAGTAGGAACCTTTGGCGGAGATAATCGGGCAGGAATTGAGCAAACTTTGCATCGGATCAGTGCCATCCGCAACCGTAGTGGCAAGATTATTGGCTTAACTTGTCGCGTTGGTCGGGCGGTCTTCGGCACAATCGGCATGATCCGCGATTTGGTAGAAACTGGTAAATCGATTCTGATGCTAGGGCGTCCAGGTGTGGGTAAAACCACTGCCTTAAGGGAAATTGCCCGTGTTTTAGCAGATGAATTGAATAAACGTGTGGTAATTATCGATACCTCCAACGAAATTGCTGGAGATGGTGATGTTGCTCACCCCGCCATTGGTCGCGCTAGGCGGATGCAAGTGGCTCACCCCGAACTTCAGCATCAGGTGATGATTGAAGCAGTAGAAAACCATATGCCAGAAGTCATCGTCATTGATGAAATTGGCACGGAACTCGAAGCTTTAGCTGCTCGTACCATTGCCGAACGGGGTGTGCAACTAGTAGGTACTGCCCACGGAAACCAGATTGAAAACCTAATCAAAAACCCCACCCTTGCTGATTTAGTTGGGGGTATCCAGGCTGTAACCTTGGGAGATGACGAAGCGAGACGCCGTGGCAGTCAAAAAACTGTTTTGGAACGTAAAGCTCCTCCGACTTTCGAGATTGCTGTGGAAATGTTAGAACGGCAGCGTTGGGTAGTTCATGAAAGCGTTGCTGACACAGTAGATAATCTGCTGAGAGGGCGTCAGCCTAGCCCCCAAACGAGAACCGTTGATGAGCAGGGCAAAGTCTCAGTTACACGGCAGTTGTCGGTAGTCAATGGTCGCGGTGGACACCTAACGGTTGCAGAGGAATCTTCACCATCGCCACGACAGGCCAACGGCTGGCGCTCATCTGGACAAATGGTAGCACTGCCGCCTGTAGAAAGGATTACAGGACGCAGTGAGTTTGACCGCTTGCTGGATGAATCTTTCAACTACTCAGAAACCATTGATTTTAGTGCCACCAGACAGCCAGGGCCAAATGGTGAAGATTTGCCACTGCATATCTACCCTTATGGCGTTAGCCGTCACCAACTCGAACAGGTAATCAATGTGTTGTCTTTGCCTGTGGTATTGACAAAAGACATCGATAGTGCTGATGCAATTTTGGCATTGCGATCGCACGTCAAAAACCACGCCAAATTAAGACAAATGGCTAAAGCCCGTCATGTGCCTATCCACATGATTAAGTCCAGCACCATTCCCCAGATTACCCGTGGTTTGCGGCGATTGCTGAACATGGACGATCCAGAAATTGCCGATGATCGAGAATTGCAACTGTTTTTGCACAGTGGCAGCGATGATGAAATTGATGCCCTGGAAGAAGCTAGACTTGCTGTAGAGCAAATTGTTATTCCCAAAGGACAGCCAGTTGAGTTATTACCTCGTTCTCCTCAAGTACGCAAAATGCAGCATGAGTTGGTAGAACACTATCGCCTGAAGTCTCACAGCTTTGGCGAAGAACCAAATCGGCGTTTACGGATTTACCCGGCATAA
- a CDS encoding 4Fe-4S ferredoxin: protein MTDLFAPLQSLKKGHWFKLICGASYQHLPAVRSLTLAYTLAGADCIDVAADPAVMAAATEALQVAKHLAQDAQERGFGYKGNSPFLMVSLNDGEDPHFRKAEFNSTDCPSECPRPCEKICPAQAIVFSSIKDDFSGVESEKCYGCGRCIPVCKYDIIYTNSYMSTPEAIAPLVISTAVNAVEIHTKVGRLTEFERLWQVISQWADQLQVVAISCPDGEGMIDYLRAIYDIISPSCRSAIIWQTDGRPMSGDIGDGTTNAAIKLGQKVLTAKLPGYVQLAGGTNNYTVAKLKAMGLLLKAGEQRSRGAGEKEEFFPSAPLHCCPPASISGVAYGSYARVLLSPILDQLENKEVSNNSIKATVRLEEKPELLWQAVGLAHSLVSQLKSQ from the coding sequence GTGACTGATCTGTTCGCCCCTTTACAATCCTTGAAAAAAGGTCACTGGTTCAAGCTTATCTGCGGAGCCAGCTACCAGCACTTACCTGCGGTCAGAAGTTTAACATTAGCCTACACTTTGGCGGGCGCTGACTGTATAGATGTGGCAGCTGATCCAGCTGTCATGGCAGCAGCCACTGAAGCGTTGCAAGTTGCCAAACATCTAGCTCAAGATGCTCAAGAGCGAGGCTTTGGCTATAAAGGTAACTCGCCATTTTTGATGGTCAGCTTAAATGATGGAGAAGACCCCCATTTTCGCAAAGCAGAGTTTAATTCTACTGACTGCCCCAGTGAGTGCCCCAGACCTTGCGAAAAAATTTGTCCAGCACAAGCAATTGTATTTAGCAGTATAAAAGATGACTTTTCAGGAGTTGAATCTGAAAAATGCTATGGCTGCGGTCGTTGCATACCAGTTTGCAAATACGATATAATTTATACAAATTCATATATGTCAACGCCAGAAGCGATCGCGCCATTGGTAATATCAACGGCAGTAAATGCCGTAGAAATACACACAAAAGTAGGGCGGTTGACAGAATTTGAGCGATTATGGCAAGTAATTTCACAATGGGCTGACCAACTTCAGGTAGTAGCCATCAGCTGTCCTGATGGAGAGGGAATGATTGACTACCTCCGTGCAATTTATGACATAATTTCCCCGTCATGTCGTAGTGCCATAATTTGGCAAACCGATGGTCGCCCCATGAGCGGTGATATTGGAGACGGCACTACTAATGCAGCCATTAAATTGGGGCAAAAAGTTTTGACAGCAAAGCTACCGGGATATGTGCAGTTAGCAGGCGGCACTAACAACTATACCGTTGCTAAGTTAAAAGCAATGGGACTGCTCTTGAAAGCAGGGGAGCAGAGGAGCAGGGGAGCAGGGGAGAAGGAAGAATTCTTCCCCTCAGCCCCCCTGCACTGTTGCCCCCCTGCCTCCATCTCCGGAGTTGCTTACGGTAGCTACGCCCGTGTACTGCTGTCACCAATTCTCGATCAGCTGGAGAATAAGGAGGTGAGTAACAATAGTATCAAGGCGACTGTCCGCCTCGAAGAAAAACCCGAACTACTTTGGCAAGCTGTAGGACTTGCCCATTCTCTCGTTTCCCAGCTCAAGTCACAGTAG
- a CDS encoding response regulator has protein sequence MHLNKYPNYKGNILVVDDMPDNLRLLSAMLTMQGFEVRKALNGKIALTACKMLLPDLILLDINMPGMNGYQVCQQLKADEKTCEVPVIFISALDDVLDKVKAFDVGGVDYITKPFHGAEVILRIENQINLRSLRIKLQEKNLLLQEALDNLKAAQVQQIQNEKMVALGQLVAGIAHEVNNPISFIYGNLQYASQYVQELVNIIEAYQQEYSPPTPKIQKIVKDIDFNFVINDLQNLIGAMFRGADRIRQIVLALQKFSRHDEAQMKSVNIHEGIDSTLIMLQHRLRETADRPVIAIVKEYSNLPLVTCYASELNQVFMHLLNNAIDSLERRGLYEDKASDQLSTINALEEIETTQTFSCQSTSAAAYEKTLEHESKYKKMPIPNPQIRIRTELTEFHTVKITIADNGPGIDQSLQSRLFDPFFTTKPVGQGSGLGLAISHQIIVQKHRGQITCTSSPGQGAEFAIAIPIEPPV, from the coding sequence ATGCATTTAAATAAATATCCAAATTATAAAGGAAATATTTTAGTAGTTGATGATATGCCAGATAATTTGCGACTTTTATCAGCAATGTTAACGATGCAAGGTTTTGAAGTTCGCAAAGCCTTAAATGGTAAAATAGCATTAACTGCTTGCAAAATGCTTTTGCCTGACTTAATTTTACTTGATATCAATATGCCAGGAATGAATGGCTATCAAGTGTGCCAACAGTTAAAAGCTGATGAAAAAACTTGCGAAGTTCCAGTAATTTTTATTAGTGCCCTAGATGATGTTTTAGATAAGGTAAAAGCCTTTGATGTTGGTGGTGTAGATTATATTACAAAACCTTTTCATGGGGCAGAAGTGATATTAAGAATTGAAAATCAAATTAATTTGCGTTCACTGCGAATAAAACTTCAAGAGAAGAATTTATTATTGCAAGAGGCTCTTGATAATTTAAAAGCGGCTCAAGTTCAACAGATTCAAAACGAAAAGATGGTGGCGCTAGGGCAATTAGTTGCAGGGATTGCCCATGAAGTTAATAACCCCATTAGTTTTATCTATGGCAATCTCCAATATGCCAGTCAATATGTGCAGGAATTAGTTAATATCATCGAGGCTTATCAACAGGAATATTCACCACCTACACCTAAAATTCAAAAAATAGTTAAGGATATAGACTTTAATTTTGTAATTAATGACCTGCAAAATTTAATCGGTGCAATGTTTAGAGGAGCCGATCGCATTCGGCAAATTGTACTGGCGCTGCAAAAATTCTCTAGGCATGATGAAGCACAAATGAAGTCGGTGAACATTCATGAAGGTATCGACAGTACTCTAATAATGCTACAGCATCGACTTCGAGAAACAGCTGATCGTCCAGTTATTGCCATTGTCAAAGAATATAGTAACTTGCCTCTAGTTACCTGTTATGCAAGTGAATTGAACCAAGTGTTTATGCATTTATTAAATAATGCCATCGATTCTTTGGAGAGGAGAGGGTTATATGAAGATAAAGCATCGGATCAGCTTTCAACCATTAATGCTTTAGAAGAAATTGAAACAACTCAGACCTTCAGTTGTCAATCTACTAGCGCAGCCGCTTATGAAAAGACATTAGAGCATGAAAGCAAATACAAAAAAATGCCAATCCCAAATCCGCAGATTCGGATTCGTACAGAACTAACAGAGTTTCATACTGTGAAGATAACGATCGCTGATAATGGCCCTGGCATAGATCAGTCGTTACAGTCGCGTCTATTTGATCCATTTTTTACCACAAAACCCGTAGGTCAAGGCAGCGGATTAGGATTAGCCATTAGCCACCAAATTATCGTGCAAAAACACCGAGGGCAGATCACCTGCACCTCATCTCCAGGACAAGGAGCGGAGTTTGCGATCGCAATTCCTATTGAACCACCTGTGTAG
- a CDS encoding EAL domain-containing protein: MNYQRLDLYKKDILIIDDMVDNLRVLSSLLTREGYNVRKALNWQMALSACQTVLPDLILLDIMMPQVDGYEVCQRFKAWDMTADIPIIFISALDDVFDKVKGFKIGGVDYITKPFEFEEVLVRVQNQIALRTARLEILTLNAQLEQRVKQRTWELEKALQKLQGEITYRRQLQSKLLDIALHDSLTGLPNRVLFIREIEKALNCAKQDSNYQFAVLFLDCDRFKVVNDSLGHLVGDELLIAIGHRLKDCLRPVDTLARLGGDEFGIILENLTDINSTIKIAESILQQLSLSFKLSRYEVFMSASIGISWGNKDYEEPEYLLRDADTAMYRAKALGRARYHVFDPAMYQEAIQLLELENDLRRAVERQEFIIYYQPIISLATGRISGFEALVRWQHPVRGLISPIEFIPVAEETGLINPINIWVLQSACQQLRIWQNHSPTLENLTISVNLSARLFYQANLTAEIDQILDETKVNPACLELEITESVIMENTYAIKIILQELKSRKIKLIMDDFGTGYSSLSYLHSFPLNALKIDKSFVKRMQDNQGNMGLVSAMISIAESMGMTVIAEGVETQEQLKQLKSLKCDFAQGFLFSKPLEQKLVLNFIASMPQW; this comes from the coding sequence ATGAATTACCAGCGCTTAGACCTTTATAAAAAAGATATTTTGATAATTGATGATATGGTAGACAACTTGCGAGTTTTGTCTTCACTCCTTACAAGGGAAGGATATAACGTCCGCAAGGCTTTAAACTGGCAAATGGCATTGAGTGCTTGTCAAACAGTATTACCGGATCTAATATTACTCGATATTATGATGCCGCAGGTAGATGGTTATGAAGTTTGTCAGCGTTTTAAAGCGTGGGATATGACTGCCGATATCCCAATAATTTTTATTAGTGCTTTAGATGATGTTTTTGACAAAGTTAAAGGTTTTAAAATAGGGGGAGTAGATTATATTACTAAACCGTTTGAATTTGAAGAAGTTTTAGTACGTGTGCAAAATCAAATAGCCTTAAGGACGGCAAGACTTGAAATTTTAACGCTAAATGCTCAATTAGAACAAAGGGTAAAACAGCGTACTTGGGAACTAGAAAAAGCCCTCCAAAAACTCCAAGGAGAAATTACTTACCGCCGGCAATTACAAAGTAAACTCCTAGATATAGCGTTGCATGATTCACTCACTGGTTTACCTAACCGAGTTTTGTTTATTAGGGAAATCGAAAAAGCTCTCAATTGTGCTAAGCAAGATTCAAATTATCAGTTTGCTGTTTTATTTTTAGATTGCGATCGCTTCAAAGTTGTGAATGATTCTCTAGGACATTTGGTAGGAGATGAATTACTCATTGCCATTGGTCATCGCCTCAAAGATTGCTTGAGACCAGTTGATACTCTAGCAAGATTAGGTGGTGATGAATTTGGAATTATCTTAGAAAATTTGACAGATATAAATTCTACAATTAAAATTGCTGAAAGCATTTTACAACAGCTCTCATTAAGTTTTAAATTATCTAGATATGAAGTTTTCATGAGTGCCAGTATTGGCATTAGTTGGGGTAATAAAGACTACGAAGAGCCAGAATATTTATTGCGTGATGCTGACACAGCAATGTATCGTGCTAAGGCTTTGGGAAGAGCCAGATATCATGTTTTTGACCCAGCTATGTATCAGGAAGCAATCCAACTTTTAGAATTAGAAAATGATTTGCGTAGAGCTGTTGAACGACAAGAATTTATTATTTATTATCAGCCAATTATTTCTCTAGCTACAGGCAGAATCTCTGGATTTGAAGCACTTGTACGCTGGCAACATCCGGTTCGTGGTCTGATTTCTCCCATAGAATTTATTCCTGTAGCAGAAGAAACAGGTTTGATTAATCCTATTAATATATGGGTATTGCAGTCAGCTTGCCAGCAACTGCGTATTTGGCAAAATCACTCACCAACTCTGGAGAACCTAACTATCAGTGTAAATTTGAGCGCAAGATTATTTTACCAAGCCAATTTAACAGCAGAGATTGATCAAATTCTTGATGAAACTAAAGTAAATCCAGCCTGCTTAGAATTGGAAATTACAGAGAGTGTCATCATGGAAAATACCTATGCAATTAAAATAATTCTCCAAGAATTAAAATCAAGGAAAATCAAGTTAATTATGGATGATTTTGGCACAGGATATTCATCTTTGAGTTATCTGCACAGCTTTCCTTTAAACGCACTCAAAATTGATAAATCCTTTGTCAAACGTATGCAAGATAATCAAGGGAATATGGGATTAGTATCAGCCATGATTAGTATTGCTGAATCAATGGGAATGACTGTAATCGCCGAAGGAGTTGAAACTCAAGAACAATTAAAACAACTGAAAAGTTTAAAATGCGATTTTGCTCAAGGATTTCTGTTTTCTAAACCCTTGGAACAAAAACTAGTTCTTAACTTTATTGCCTCAATGCCTCAGTGGTGA